The Gemmatimonadaceae bacterium genomic sequence GCGGGCCAATCGGTGCGGGCCGTCGGGGCGACCGCGGCCTCCGAGCGCCAGTCTCCGGGGTTCGGCAACGCCTCGGCTTCGCCGTTGGCGTTCCGAAGCCCGGAGACCTGGCGCTCGGATTCCGCGGCCGCCCCGACAGCTGGCCGGGTGGTGCGCGAGGGCGGCCCCGCGTGGCGGCGTGTGTCGCGGAGGCGCCGGGTGTCCCGGCTTCGGAACGCCGACGGCGCAGCCAAGGCGTTGCCGAACCCGGGATCACCGGCGTCTCCGCGACATGCGCCGCCACGCGCCCGCGCAGGTGCCCGCCACGCGCGCGCACCAACGCCCACCCTCGTGCGCGCCCGCTGGCCAAACGGACGCGAGCGGCGGACATTCAGGCGTCCTCAACCCGAACCCATGCCACTGTCTCGTCGCGACTTCATTGAGCGCTCTTCGGCGCTGGCCGCGGCCGGCTTCCTGCCGCGCCTCCCCGATCACCTGTTCGACCCCGCCGGCGAACCGCTGGAGCCCCCCGGTACGACCCCCGGCTTCCGGGCGCGGCCCTGCGTGGTGTCGTCGGCGAACGGCATCCGGGGAGTGAAGGTCGCCTACGACAAGATCATGGCCGGCGAGGATCCGCTCGATGCCGCGATTGCCGGCGTCAACATTCAGGAGCTCGACCCCGACGATCAATCGGTGGGGCTTGGCGGCTTCCCGAATGAAGAGGGGGTCGTGCAGCTCGATGCGTCGTGCATGCACGGGCCGACCAAGCGGGCCGGTTCGGTGGCGGCGATCGAAGACATCGCCACGCCCTCGCTCGTGGCCAAGGCGGTCATGGACTACACCGACCACGTCATGATCGTCGGCGCCGGCGCCAAGAAGTTCGCCAAGGCGATGGGCTTCAAGGAGACGAATCTCCTCACCGAAAAGACCCGCCAGGACTGGATGCGCTGGAAGGCACGGCTCAATCCGAACGACTTCTGGCTCGACCACGACGAGGACATCAAGATCAAGTTCTCGACGGGGACGATCAACATGAACGCGGTGGACGCCAAGGGTGACCTGGGCTCGGTGACGACGACCAGCGGCATGGCGTGGAAGATCCCGGGGCGCATCGGCGACTCGCCGATCTGCGGGGCGGGGCAGTACTGCGACAACCTCGTGGGCGCGGCGGGGAGCACGGGGCGCGGCGAGGCGAATATCAAGGCCTGCTCGTCGTTCCTGATCGTCGAGTTCATGCGCCAGGGGATGGGGCCGCAGGAGGCCTGCCTCAAGGTGCTCGAGCGCGTCGTGGCCACGACCGAGGCGCGGCTCTTGAATGCGCAGGGGCGGCCGAAGTTCGATCTCGAGTTCTACGCCATCACCAAGGACGGTCGCTTCGGCGGGGCCACCATGTTCTCGGGCGGCCGCTTCGCCGTCTGCGACTCGGCTGGCGCACGCCTCGTGGACGCGGCCTACCTGTACAAGCGGTGACCTGAGAGGTCGTGCCGGGGGGGCGCCGGCCCGCGTCTCGCCCGCGCACTGGTCTCCGGGGTTGGGAAACGCCGCCGGCTGCGCCTTGGCGTTCCCAAGCCCGGAGACCCAGCGCGCAGCCGAGACACGGGCCGGCGCCCCGGGCTGCGCTCGGGCGCCGCGGGACTGCGGTCGGCGACGCGCCCTTTGGGCGCT encodes the following:
- a CDS encoding N(4)-(beta-N-acetylglucosaminyl)-L-asparaginase → MPLSRRDFIERSSALAAAGFLPRLPDHLFDPAGEPLEPPGTTPGFRARPCVVSSANGIRGVKVAYDKIMAGEDPLDAAIAGVNIQELDPDDQSVGLGGFPNEEGVVQLDASCMHGPTKRAGSVAAIEDIATPSLVAKAVMDYTDHVMIVGAGAKKFAKAMGFKETNLLTEKTRQDWMRWKARLNPNDFWLDHDEDIKIKFSTGTINMNAVDAKGDLGSVTTTSGMAWKIPGRIGDSPICGAGQYCDNLVGAAGSTGRGEANIKACSSFLIVEFMRQGMGPQEACLKVLERVVATTEARLLNAQGRPKFDLEFYAITKDGRFGGATMFSGGRFAVCDSAGARLVDAAYLYKR